Within the Desulfovibrio sp. genome, the region GGCGCAGCGGCGGCACAGGTTGCAGCGGTAGGCCAGTTCGCCCAGGCGCGCCACGGTCTTCCAGTTCAGGTCCATGTCGCCGTAGCGCCATTTGGCCAGAGGTTCCTTCTTCACATACTGCTTGTAGATGCGGCGGAAGATTTCGGAACGGAAGTTGGGGCGGTACATTTCATTTTCGCCCGACATTTCATAGAGATGGCAGGCCTCGGAGCAAGAGTTGCACTGGGCGCAGTAGTCCATGCTGGTTTCAAGCATGGGCAGGAAGGTCCAGTTGTTTTCCTTGGTGAACAGCTTGCGCATGCCGGAAAGGAACTTGTTGACCAGCTCTTCCTCTTCTTCACGGCTCTTGGGCTTGGGGATGTTCAGCACACTGACTTCATCAAGAATACAGGCCGTGTTTTCCTTCTGCTCATCGGTGAAGGGCTTCCAGGGCATGGTATGCATATCCACAGCCAGTTCGGGGATTTCCTTCAGGTCAATGCTGACCATCTGCCCCTCGACGGTGGAAACGTCGGTCAAACGGAGGTTGTCTTTCATGTCTGAAACTCTCCCTAGTCTTCTTTCTTTTCTGTGGGGTTGGTCGTGGCGACGTCTACCCAGCTCTTGGGGGCGCCATCACCTGAGATATGCTTGGCCGACCAGGTCACATTGAACTTGAGGGCCTCAAGGATTTTCTGCTTGTTCTTCTCGCTGTAGCTGGTGGGCTCATCGCCCCAACGAATGTCATGATAGGTGAAGTACTTCATGAAAACGTGCCCCATGTGCGTCATGGGAATCCAGATGAGCAGGAAAAAGCCCACCAGCAGGTGCAGGCTGAACAGCATGCTGGTCTGCGGGGCGAAGTTGAGGGTAATCAGGTTGTAGATAAAGGTGCGGGCCAGTTCGAAATACGAGGGAGAGAAAGCCCAGGCGGCCAGGCCAAGAAGGCCGAAAACAATGAAAATGACCAGGTTGAAGTAATGTTCGGGCGTGCTGTAGCGGCGCAGGCCGTCATCATTGCGGCGTCTCTCGATAAGGCCGATACCGCCGATGATGATGCACAACGTGCCGACCAGCACCATGGCGTTAATGACGTTGCCCACAAAGAGCATCAGTCCGCCCTGCGGGTTCAGGCCAAAAAGCTGGGCAAAGGCAGCGCAAAGCACAATTATCGTGCCGCCCATGAGCATATACATGCCCACATGGAAGGGATACGAGCGCACCCACAACTTGATGTTGTGCTCAAACGTGGCATGCAGAAAAAGCACTTCAGTGAGCAGTGCCTTGATGTCGCCCCAATGTGAAATGTGACGCGGCTGGGTCCACCAGTCCTTTTCTTCCATGAAGCTGCCGCCGTAGACGGTTTTGCTGCCTTCATGCGGGACGGGGTAAAGTTCCCAGCGCACATGCAAGGGGCTGGCGGCCATGTATGACCTGATTTTCAAGTATGCCATGCAAATAAAGCCGGCTACCGCCAAATAGCCCAAGATGTAAAACAAAATGGTCATGCGTTTTCTCCCGTAGGGTCAAGATGCCGCTGAAACGTGGGTTCGACGGGCCCGGCCCGGCCGTGCGCCGCTAAAAGCCCGGCATGCGTCTGCTTGCCTGCAACCTCTCCTTAAAAGGTACCGGGTATGCGATTATGGCGGATAGCCTCTAGTGAGAACTGATCACAATAAGCCATGAAGTCAAGTTGCCCGGTGGCACTCCTGATACCTTAAATATAAAAAAATGCAAAGATTTCAGAAGGATTCATCATGACAATTTTAATCAAGATTAAGATAATTTTATTTAAGTAAATCAACAAGATTAAGCGTAAAAAACGGTTTTACGCAAGTGAAAAATTTTTTTTCTGCGGTAATTGTGAAAGTGCCTGCGATAGAAGCAATCTGACTGCTGAAATTGTACTAAAAAACTATGTAATAAGCTGAATGAATGAACAGTCTATGTAAATTGCTAGGCAATAGAGTCGGTTAAAGAGACGGGATTAACAAAGCATTGAAGTAAGAAAAGACAACAGGCAATAATAATCAATGTGTATAGAGGGTTGGCAAAATGGCTCTGCAATGTGCGCATGCGGAAAGCGGGGTGTCAGACGGGCAGTCGTCACTGGCTGCGAAGGGGGCAGATCAATAGGCAGCCGCACGTGGGGACGGGAAAACAGGCAGAATGGCAGACTTGGGGAGTCCCTGCCGGAGGGTCATAGAACAATAGGTTTTCACGAAGAAACAGCGGAGGCTGACCATATAAGGGGGCGAAACGACAGGAAGGCAGGATCGGGAGGGATGGCGCTCAGGGGCGGGCATTTCAGCACGATGCCCGTACTCAAGGGATGGCGGAACGGCAGGAATGCTGGAGGTCAGACGGGAAAGCCGACTGATGCGCGGGGCGAGTGCTGCCGGAGTGCAGCCAGTTCCACGTTGATGGCTCGACGGGGGTGGGCGCTGGTCTCTCCAGCCACAGTGCCCGTGCTGGCTACAAGCTCAATGGTGCGCGGACGGGGGCTGGCTGCAGGCGTGAACTCGCTGGGGCGGCGGTAAACGCCTTTGGGGCGGAGGTAAACGCCTTGAGGACGTACCATAGTCATTGAGAAAAAGTATTCTCAGCGAATGGTTATGACTGAAGAATGTTGCCTCAACGGGCAGGGCTTCTGAAACTGCTGCTACGTACTCCAGCGCCCCAGTGCGCCCTAAAGCGCCCCAGTGCGCCCCAGCGCTTTCAAGTGCGCCCAACGTCTGCCCAGACGCTCGTTGGGTTCAACGCCCGCGAAAGGGCATGAAAGAGGCAGGCCCTC harbors:
- a CDS encoding respiratory nitrate reductase subunit gamma, encoding MAYLKIRSYMAASPLHVRWELYPVPHEGSKTVYGGSFMEEKDWWTQPRHISHWGDIKALLTEVLFLHATFEHNIKLWVRSYPFHVGMYMLMGGTIIVLCAAFAQLFGLNPQGGLMLFVGNVINAMVLVGTLCIIIGGIGLIERRRNDDGLRRYSTPEHYFNLVIFIVFGLLGLAAWAFSPSYFELARTFIYNLITLNFAPQTSMLFSLHLLVGFFLLIWIPMTHMGHVFMKYFTYHDIRWGDEPTSYSEKNKQKILEALKFNVTWSAKHISGDGAPKSWVDVATTNPTEKKED